GCGATTTCGTACAGCCGATGGCCCTGCGGGCTGCGCAGCAGGCGATAGAGAATCTCACGGCGGATCAGCGGCGCGAGCATGGCGATGTCTTTCGGTGTGTCCAACAGACGGGCCAGACGCAGCACTGCATCGAGCATGGCGCTGTCGATCTTTTCCACATACAGACCGCGCCCGGTCGGCCGGGTCGGTACGCCCATCGGGCCGGCATCGGCGATCAGCGCGGTGATTTCCGCAGGATCGATGTCCAGGCGCACGGCGAGAATCGGGTCTTCAGGCGAGACATTCACCACCCGCCCGCTCAACGGCATCGAGACCGAGACCACCAGGTAATTCAGCGGGTCGTAATTAAAGAACTCGTCCGCCAGCCGCACCTCTTTACGACCCTGGGCCATGATGCACAGCGCCGGTTGCGCGAGCACCGGGGCGAAGTCATGGGATTGGGTGTGGCGCGACATGAACAGCGAGCCGACGGCGGTGGCATAACTGCCATCTTCGGACGTGTTGCGGCGAATGATGGCCGCCAGTTCCGCGCGCTGCTTTTCCATGTCAGCTGCCATGTCGGCATCGGGCGTCGCCTGAAAACGATCGAATGACGTCATGCACAGCCTCCTCGGCAAGGGATGGAATGGGAGCAGAGCATAAGTTTGTGCAAGCGCAAGCGGTAGACACATCCTGCGAAATGCTTGCCTGATCCTGCATGGCGTTGTCTACCTGTCCAGACATGACAGGGCGCCTCCCGGAAAACTTGCTCGAAATCGGTGTGACAGGACGGTGACAGCAATTCACGGCTTGTTACAGGGCTGAAAGACAGTCTCGCAGGATTGTGCAACGCGACGGCAGGAATCGACTAACGGCGAACGCTGCCCGGCCCTTAACCTTGGATCCTGTCGCAGCCCGTCCCCGGCTGCCACGCGACTCCCTGGGAGGGTTGAACATGTCCAAGCAGATTCCCGTCAGTCATATGGCCTTCGTTCGAGCGCGCGCCGGGCGCTCGGCGGAACTCGGCATGCGCCTGAGCGCGCTGATCGAACCATCCCGTGCCGCCGTCGGTTGCCTGAGCTTTTCCTTGCAGCATTCGCAGTGTGATCCGGAGTTGTGGCTGGTTTCCGGTTTCTGGAATAACCAGCAATCGATGACCGCTTACTTCAGCAGCCCGTCGATGGAAGTCTTTGCCGAGCTGGTGCAGGATCTGGTGGTCAACAGCCTGGATTTCCACACGTTTAAAGACGTGTCGGCGGCGCAGGTGCTGGGTCAAAGTTGCGCGCCGATACACAAACTCGCCGGTTGAGGGTTTAATGGCCGGCCTATCTGACTGAGCCAGGACCTGCGATATGGCACGTAAAGAGTTCGAACACTTCGAAGCGGTTTCCGCTGTAGTCCCCGTCGAGTTGGGCAGCAACAAGGGTTATCACGCGGCAATCGCGGTCAAGGCCCTGGTCGACGGCGGTGCGCCACGCTTTCACAAATTGTTGAATGACCAGGTGTTCCCTGGTGCCATTGCCGCCGATGAAGCGGCCATCAATGAGCTGGACAAGCTCAAGGGCGTCACTGATGACGCCGAGCTGATCTGGTAACCGCGTTTACTTGACGGCGCCCGGGCGCCACATCTTGAACAATGCCTCCGGCCCCAGCTGGAAGTAGTCCGCCGGCCCGCCGCCGCGCAGAATCGGTTCTGCGGCGGCGGTGTCGTAGATCCCGTCCTTCAATAGCCATTTGGCAATGTGCACGGCAACCACTTCGCCGAGCACCAGCCAGCTCGGCACCGTCTCGCCGTCGGCGCGCTGCAACTGAATGATCTGCGTGACCTTGCACTCGAAGGACACCGGGCTTTCGGCCACACGCGGCACGGCAATCACCTTCGACGCCACCGGCGTCAGCCCCGCCAGTTCGAACTCGTTGACCTCGGGCGCGACCGCTGCGCAGCTCTGGTTCATCTGCTCGGCCAGCGGCCGGGTTGCGAGGTTCCAGACGAACTCGCCGGTCTGCTCGATGTTGTTCAGGCTGTCTTTGCGCCCGACACTGGAGAACCCGATGATCGGCGGAATGTAGTTGAATGCGTTGAAAAAGCTGTAAGGCGCCAGGTTCAGCTTGCCCTCGGCATCCTGCGAAGAAATCCAGCCGATAGGACGCGGACCGACGATCGCGTTGAACGGATCGTGGGGCAGGCCGTGGCCGTTGGCCGGTTCGTAGAAATGGATGTCATCGGGCATGGCGAGGTGTTCCTGAAGGCTTTTATAAGCGGCCAATAGTGCAAGTCCGATCCACGAAGATCAAATGCCGACCTTTAGAAATGAACAAGCCCGGCAATGGCCGGGCTTTGGTGTCTGGATACTGCCGATCAGCTAATGGCTGCAGCCGTACCGGTTTTATCGAAACCGTCAGCAGCGATGGCGTTGGCGGTGCCGGTCTTGTCGAAGCCGTCGGCAGCGATGGCAGCAGCAGTGCCAGTCTTGTCGAAGCCATCGGCAGCAACCGCTTTGCCAACGTTGGTTTTATCGAAACCATCGGCAGCGTAGGTGCCCGAGTGGCTGGTTTCGATGGCGGCGCTGGCGCCGGAAATGAAATCGGCGGATTTGGTTTTGTCCGAGCCATCGGCGGCGAAGGTGTTGGCGGCCAGTACGGACAGGGTCAGGGCGAGGATCAGTTTGGTTTTCATGGTCGTTCTCCAGATTCGAAATTCGTTGGCGATGTGTTTCGCATGGGGTTCATGCTACGCCAACTAAATTGATTAAAAAGCGCAAAATAATGCTAAAAACAATCGATTAACTTGATGTTAAGGGCGGCGCATTCAAGTCGCTTTCGTCGTCGAAGCGAGCGTCGCGCAGGTCATCGATCAGGTAAGTGCAGGATGCGGCAGGGGCATTAACCGGTGATTAATCGCTGCTTTTGGCTTGTGTGACAGATTTTTCATACATTCCCGACCGGTTTTTCACCCTCATAACGCCAGTCTGCCGGCGGCCAGAAAACCAAGAACCGGCCGTCACACACTGGAGCTTTACCTGCAATGAACAAACTGCCTCAAATCACCCTGGCCTTCTGGGTCATGAAAATCTGCGCGACGACCCTGGGGGAAACCGCGGGGGATTTGCTGTCGATGACCCTCAACGTCGGCTACGCCATGAGCTCGCTGATCCTGATCAGCGTGTTTGTCCTGACGCTGATCACGCAACTGATGGCCAAGACTTACAAGCCGCTGCTGTACTGGATCGTGATCCTGTCGACCAGCACCGCCGGCACCACCATGTCCGACTTCATGGACCGCACGCTGGAGCTGGGCTACGCCACAGGTTCCATGATCCTGATCGCGATCCTGCTGGCGATCTTCGCGGCGTGGCGCCTGAGCGGCGATTCGCTCAATGTCACCAAGGTGCAGAGCTTTCGCGGCGAGATGTTCTACTGGATGGCGATCCTGTTCTCCAACACCCTGGGCACCGCGCTCGGCGATTACCTGGCGGACGACTCGGGCCTGGGCTTCGCCGGTGGTGCGCTGTTGATCGGCTCGGCGATTGCGGTGGTGGTACTGCTCAAGTACTTCACGAAGATTTCGTCGGTGGCGCTGTTCTGGGTAGCGTTCGTGTTGACCCGGCCGTTTGGCGCGACCCTGGGCGACTTGATGACCAAGTCCCATGAGAAGGGCGGTCTGGACTTCGGCACCATCGGTTCGTCGGCGGTGCTGGCGGGGATTCTGTTGGTGATGATCGTGGGCGCGTCTTATGCGCAGAAGCGCTTTGGCAACAAACAGGGCGTTGCCGAATTGTCCTGATACCGAGGTGACTTCAATCGCGAGCAAGCTCGCTCCCACAGGGTCAGTTGTACGCCGATCCAATGTGGGAGCGAGCTTGCTCGCGATGGGGCCAGAACAGCCACCATTGCAGTGGCTGAATAAACCCGGTCAGTCAGTGACGATGCGCGAATGTTTCTGGGTGTCTTTCATGGTGATGTACACCAACAGGGACACCGCAATGCACGCGGTCACGTACCAGTAGTAACCTGTTTCCATGCCGATGCTCTTGAACCACAGCGCGATGTATTCGGCGGTGCCGCCAAAGATCGACACGGTCAGTGCGTATGGCAGGCCGACGCCCAGGGCGCGGATTTCGGTCGGGAACAGCTCGGCCTTCACCACGGCGTTGATCGAGGTGTAGCCGCTGACGATGATCAGCGCCGCCATGATCAGGAAGAATGCGCCCCACCAGGTCTGGATGGTGTGCAGGGTCATCAGGATCGGCACGGTGAAGATCGTACCGAGCACGCCGAACGCGATCAGGATCGGACGACGACCGATCTTGTCGGACAGGCCGCCGATGATCGGTTGCAGGCACATGAACAGGAACAGCGTCGCTGCGGAAATGGTGGTGGAGTCGGAGATGCTCATGCCGACGGTGTTCACCAGGTATTTCTGCATGTAGGTGGTGTAGGTGTAGAACGCCAGCGTCCCGCCCATGGTCAGGCCGACCACGGTGAGCAGTTCCTTCGGATGACGCAACAAGGTGCGCATGGCGCTTTCCTTGGACTTCTCTTTCTTGGTGAACGACTCGGTTTCTTCCATGCCACGACGCAGGTACAACGCAACCACGGCACACAGCGCGCCGATGGCGAACGGGATGCGCCAGCCCCAGGCGTACAGCTGTTCGGTGGTGAGCATGTTCTGCAGCACGATCAACACGCCCAGCGCGATGAGCTGGCCGGAAATCAGGGTCACGTACTGGAAGCTGGAGAAAAAGCCGCGACGTTCCTTGGTTGCCATCTCCGACAGGTAAGTGGCGGAAGTGCCGTACTCGCCACCGACCGACAGGCCCTGCAGCAGACGGGCGAACACCAGCAGGATCGGCGCACCGATGCCGATGGTTTCGTAGTTCGGGCTCAGCGCAATCAGCAGGGAGCCGAAGCACATCAGATACACCGAGGCCATCAGCGCTTTTTTACGTCCGACCTTGTCGGCGTACAGGCCCATCAGCCAGCCACCGATCGGACGCATCAGAAAGCCCACGGCGAAGATCGCGGCGGTGTTCATCAATTGGGCGGTGGTGGAACCGGCGGGGAAGAAGGTCTTGGCGAAGTACAGTGAGAAGGCGGCGTAGACGTACCAGTCGTACCACTCAACCATGTTGCCGACGGAACCGCTGAAGATCGACTTGATGCGACTGGCGGTGGTTCGTTCTTTGACCGGCACGGCAGCCGACCCAAGAGGCAGGGCGTTGGAGTTATCCATTGAAGGATCCTTCGTTTAATTGTTTTTGTGGAGCGCGTTGAAACGCAGCCTGCGATGGCTATAGCAGGAGCTGTGCCAACGGGGGGAGGGCCGGTTTAGAGGGGGTCGCGCAAAGTGTTGAGCGGAAATCCGCTTACGGAATAGTGTTTGTGAGCGGAAAGTTGCTTATTGGAGCGCAGATCAAGAACCCCTCACCCTAACCCTCTCCCGGGGGGAGAGGGGACTGACCGAGTTGTACTTTTGAGGTACATCGACCTGAATTATCGAGTCGAACTCAGGTTTGAAAACCAGCGCAGATCGGCTCCCTTTCCCCCTCACCCTAGCCCTCCCGAAACGTCGGACCGCCCGGGGGGAGAGGGGACTGACCGAGTTGTACTTTCGGGGTACATCGACCTGAATTATCGAGTTGAACTCAGGTTTGAAAACCAGCGCAGATCGGCTCCCTTTCCCCCTCACCCCCTTGGGGAGAGGGTTGGGGTGAGGGGATGGATTTCAGCCACACAGAAATTCCCGACCCAGCCTCAATCAGCCAAAAACATCTCCCGGCTCAACCCATGCCGCTGCATCTTTTCATTGAAGGTACGCCGGGGCAGTTGCAGTTCCTCAAGCACGGCTTTCACATCGCCCTTGTGCCGGGTCAAAGCCGCCCGCAGACACTGTGCTTCAAACGCCTCCTGCTGCGCCGCCAGCGACTGGCCCGGATCGATGCCCTGAACCGGTTCATCCAGCCCCAGCACTTGCCGCTCGGCGACGTTCGCCAGTTCCCGCACATTACCTGGCCAGTCATGACTCAGTAGGTGACTCAACTGCGCACCACTGAGCGGCGGAAACGTCCGGCCCAAACGCTGGGCGGCGCTCTGGGCGAAGGATTCGAACAACAGCGGAATGTCTTCCCGACGATCACGCAACGGCGGCAGGCGCAATTCGGCGACGTTCAGGCGATACGCCAGGTCTTCACGAAAACGCCCGGCCCGCGCTTCATCCAGCAGATCGGGTTTGGTCGCCGCGACGATCCGCAAGTCCACCCGAATGCTCTGGTTCGACCCCAGCCGTTCAAGCTTCTGCTCCTGCAACACCCGCAGCAGTTTCACCTGCTGGGCCAGCGGCATGCTTTCGATTTCATCGAGAAACAGCGTGCCGCCATCGGCGTATTCCAGCTTGCCGATGCGCTTGCCGGAGGCCCCGGTGAACGCTCCGCTCTCATGGCCGAACAACTCGGCTTCGAACAGCTGCTCGGGGATCGCCGCGCAGTTCAGCGCCACAAACGGTTTGTCGGCGCGCGGGCCGAAGTCGTGCAGGCAACGGGCGACCAGTTCCTTGCCGCTGCCGGTCTCGCCGCGGATCAGCACGTTGACCGGCAGGGTCGCCAGATCGAGTACCTGCCGGCGCAAGGTCTGCAAACCACGGGATACACCGAGCAACGTCGCATCGAGTTTGGCGCGGTTGTCGGCCTGTTCGTGCAGGGCGCGGTTTTCCAGCACCAGTCGGCGTTTGTCCAGTGCCCGGCGCAGGCTGCCGAGCAGGGTCTCGGGGCTGAAGGGTTTTTCCAGGAAGTCGTAGGCGCCGTCGCGCATCGCTTCGACCGCCATCGGCACGTCGCCGTGGCCGGTGAGCAGAATCACCGGCAGGTCGGCATCCCGGCGTTGCACTTCGGCCAGCAGTTCAAGACCGCTGAGGCCAGGCATGCGCACGTCGCTGACAATCACCCCGGCAAAATGCGCGGGCAGCGCCGCCAGGCATTCCTCGGCGCGGCTGAACAGCTGCACCTCGAACCCGGACAGGCTCAGCCATTGCTCGACGGCACTGCGAATGCTGCTTTCGTCATCGACCACCATCACCGCATTAAGCATCAGATGTGCGCCTCCAGATCGATCGGCAACGTCAGGCTGAACACCGCGCCGTTGTCGCCATTGTCGGCGCTCAGGCGCCCGCCGGATTCGTGGACGATGGCAAACGACACCGCCAGCCCCAGACCGAGGCCGTCACCCACCGGTTTAGTGGTGAAGAACGGATCGAATACCTGACCCAGATGTTCTTCGGCAATACCGCCGCCATTGTCGATGACGCTCAGGCGCCACAGTTGTTCGTCGGCTTCCAGACGGATTTCCAGACGCTTGCAAGGTTTGCCTTGCATAGCGTCGAGGGCATTGCGCAGCAGGTTGATCAGCACCTGTTCGAGGCGGATCGCATCGCCGCGCACCCAGGCCGGGCGGGTCAGGTGCAGCACGAGGCTGACCTGTTCGTCGCGCATTCTCGCGTCCAGTAATTGCAGGGCCTGATCGACCACTGTCGCCAGATCCAGTCGCTCGCGCAAACCGCTGGGGCTCTTGCGGGCGAAGGTTTTCAGGTGGCCGGTGAGGGCCGCCATGCGCGTGAGCATTTCATCCACCGGTTTGAGCGCCTTGTAGGCGTCATCGACGCGGCCGTGATCGAGTAGCAGCCTCAGAGTTGCAAGCTGCATGCGCTGAGCGGTCAGCGGCTGATTGATTTCGTGGGCCAGCGCGGCGGACATCTGCCCCAGTGCCGCGAGTTTCGCTGATTGCACCAGTCCGTCCTGAGCGGTACGCAAGTCGCGGGTACGTTCTTCGACCAGTTGCTCAAGCTCTTCGCGGCTACGCTGGCGCATCTTCGCCAGACGCCAGCGCTGGTTGAGGAACAACAGCAGGAACACCAGCGCCAGCCACACCCCGGCAGCGGCGAGCCCGGCATTGCGCTGGTCTTCGAAGGACAATTGCGGGTGTCGCAGCAGGTGCAGAGTCCAGCCTTCGGCGGTCAGCGGCAGCGATTCCCACAGATAATCCGCTGTGCCCTGGGGGCCTTCGACACGGCGTAGATCACTGTTGTCGTCGAAGCGACGCAGCGACAGATGAGTCAGCGGAACCAGCAACTGTTTGTCGTATTGGCGGGTGGCCTTGATCTCTTTGTAATCGGCCGGGCTCAGCGGATGCAGGAGGCGATAGCGCCAGTCGGGCTGGTTGGCGATGAAAATGATCCCACGCGCATCGCTGACCAACAGGGTGTCGCTGCCCTGGCTCCATTCACGCTCCAGCTCCGGGAATTCGAGCTTGACCACCATCGCCCCGAGGAACTCGCCGTTGTCGCCGAGCACCGCGCTGGACAGGAAATAACCGGGAATCCCGCTGGTCACACCAACCGCGTAGAAACGCCCGGTGCCCTGGGTGCGGGTCTGACTGAAATAGGGGCGAAAGCCATAGTTGTGGCCGACGTAACTGCTGGGCAGACGCCAGTTGCTGGCTGCCACCGCGAGGCCGGTGTGGTCGAGCAGTTCAAGGGTCGAGGATTGTGCGGCGCCGTTGATCTTTTCCAGCTTCAGGTTGAGTGCGGATTGCTGTTCGGCGTTGACCGGACCGGCCAGCGCTGCGCGCAATTGCGGGTCCAATGCCAGCACGGCGGGCAGGGCGCGGTAGCGGTCGATCAGGGTGTGCAGCGAATTGGCGTACAGCGCCAATTGCTGGTTGGCCCGGGCGGCATCTTCCTCCAGGGCCTGGCGTTCGGCATGACGAATGGCAAACGTGGCGGCAAGGGCGGCCCCCGCCAGAATGAGGAACGCATAAAGGGTCATGCGTAGGAAGCGAGAAGTCGCAGGCATGCTTTGGCAAACGTCGAGAGTCGGGCCGGCACGATAGCACGGGCCCGAGGGAGGTTTAAGCGCTCAAACCGATGTGGCTACATCGCTGTGATTTTCCTGGATCTTGAATGCAGTACAGTTCTCAGCTCCGTCCCCGCAGCGATACATACGCTCTCAGTGAGGGCGTGAAGTGGTGGACGGTGCTAAGCACGACGGTTAACCCCTTCGATGCGGGCCGGTTGTCGCTCTGCTCCATGACGGACTCTGGGGCGCAGATCTATCAATCGTTCCATTTTCGCCTTGACTGCTTTTTCGATGGCGTTGATCCGATAGCGAGTTCCGGCTGCTATTGCTTTGTTCACGCCACCGAGACGGTCGATCTTGTCTATCGCGGAATCAAATAGATCTGCTTCATTGTTCAGGAACTCAGCCAATAGTGATAGGCCAGATTCGATCCGATCAAGCTCGTGCGAGCTGAGTTTGCCGGAGCGTGCATCGTTCACTTCTTGAAACAAGCGGCGAAATGCGACCAGCTTTTCAAGGTGTGTGGTCACACCTGTCACCAAATCCGCGACTCCTATTGTTGCAACCAAAGCGAGTTCCGTTCTCCCACTCGAAGTTCTCGGATCATATTTTCGAAAGGCTTTGCCGATCTCGGTGTTGAGACTAAATGGCGATACCGTCTCGAGAATATCGTCCGAGTCAATATCACTGGCCGTGGGTAAAAGGGGGTACCCGAAGGCATTATTTCTGCCGATTTTATTGATTGCATTCCCGGTTGCATCAGCCGCCAAGGCGGCTGTTGCGATGGCGAGGAATGGAGCCACAGGGCCGATTATCGGTGCAGTGGTTGCTGTTGTCGCACCGCCGACCGTGCTCGCGATGACTCCAGACGCCATGACGTTGACTGTTGTCAGTACAGTTCTTTTAGCCGCGGAGATGTAAATGTCCTGCGTTCGATTGAGGTGATTGAACTGATAAATCGTTTTATCCAGTCTTTGCCCGACTTCTTCCAATATTTCTTCGTACCTTTTGATCGAGTTTCGCAGTTCCGCAGGTATTAGCTCCTGCCCGTCTTCATCTAGATAGTTCAGCGGATTATTGCGGACAAACGCATATCGATTCGGCCCGTCCACGTCGCCGGCCGGGTCGGCACTGATCCATCGCCCCAGCCAGTCGGCGTAGTAGCGGGCGCCGTAGTAATACAACCGGGTGACATCCATTTCCTTGCCTGAATAACGGATGAACCGGTAATCCACTTCGATCAGCGTGCGCGCCGCCATCCAGGCGGTGGCGCCGAACGGCAAGTAGCCTTCCTGGCTGATCATCTGCGCCTGTTGATCCAGCTCCACTGCAACTGATCCCAGGTGATCGCCCAATGTGTAGCGCAGTTGATCGTTGGCAATGCCCGACGGAATGCCGGTGACCCAGTGCAGGCAGACCACGTTGCCGATTCCGGTGCCGACATTGATCAGGTGCAGCTCTTCACCGTTGTCTTTTGTGCGGATCTCCAGGTCTTGCAAGTCACGCACCTCGTGGAAGTGACTGACTTTTGTCGTGTGGGTGTCGTGGCGTTTATAGAGCCGCGTGCCCTGGCTGTAGCGGTAATACTCTTCGTCGTTGGCGCTGCTGCCGTTGCGATCGACGAGGGTCACCTTCTCCAGTTCGCCGCGCTTGTTCCAGTGCATTGGCATACCCGGTTGCAGGACCTGAAGATTGCCGGCGGGGTCGAACAGTCGGGGGAAATCCGGTGGCGGGTCGCCGGGCTTCCAACGAGCGCCACGGTTGCTGTTGCTGTCTATGGACATCTCGAAGGTATGGCTGGCGCCGTCACGCACGTGGATGGTTTTGACGAGGTTGTTGCCGTGATCGTAATCGTAATGTTCGATGTAATTGCGCCGGGCGGCGGGGTCGGTCGGCAGAGGTCGGCCAGGTTTGTCCGAGGGCGAGGAGTCGGCGTAGCCAGTGGCGCGGATCAGCCGGGATAACGAGTCATAACTGAATTCACGATGCCCATCGACCCGCTGGTTGCGAAAGAACGTCGGAGTGTAGACATGATCGAGAATGCTCGTGATGTTGCCCATCCGGTCGTGTTCATACTCGAAATCCTGAAGCGTCGATTCCGACCCCTTCTGTGTGTACTGCCGGCGCAGACGCCCGTCGGTGGCTCGATAGTGCCAGCGGCTGGTGACGTCGTTGCCGGCGTGTTGTTCGATGATCTGTCCGGCGGCGTTGTACCGCGCCTCCTGCAACACCGTTTGCCAGTTGCTCTGCCCGTTGAGTTGCAAGTGCACCCGACTGAGTTGACCGGCCACGTCGTAAGTCGACTGTTGCTTGTGTCCGCCGGCATCGATCGTCTCCAGCACCGTGCCCAGCGGGCTGAACCCGCGGCGGCTGACAAAGGCCTTGGCATCGTGAAAGGTGCGGGTTTCGTGCATCCCGTTGCCCATCAGACCGATGCTGTGAAAGTCGACGATGCCGGATGGGTCGCTCTGTTCGATCAGCTGACCGCGCAGGTTGTGCCCTGGGTCGGCGGTGGCGGTGGCGTAGGTAAACGTTTCGACGTCGGGTATGTCGTTTTCCGCAACGCTCAAGGGGCGCAACTGATCATCGTAAGTCGTGAGTCGATGGTTGCCATTCGAATCCCAGGAATGCCGGGATTCCCCGGCCTGTCCCGGCAGAGTGACATGGGTGCCGGAGTCGACGTTGACTGTCTTCAGTGCCTGACCGTTCAACGCGAAAACGGTGACGTTGTTCGGTGTGGGCAGACGCGGATCGCGTTGCGCCACGGGACGGCCGGCGACGTCATGTTGCTGACGGGTGATGAGTGCCTGCACGTCCTCGCCCGCCACCTGGCGCAGGTATTCCACCTGCCGGATTCCGAGGGCACGCGGATCATGAACCTGCAAGGCGGGCGTTTGCCAGTGCACACTGGCGCTCATGATTTAACCTTTGTCGACGGCTTCTTCTTCGCCGGCCTGACGGGTTTCTTCAGAGGCACACTTGCAGGTTTCGCCGGTGGACTATCGTCGGTGTCATTGAAGTCGTAGCTGAGCTTGAACCATGAATGCAGGATGTCGAACGCCAGATGACCGAGCGCATTGATGATCTGGATCGGCCGTCCCAGAGCGTCATAGAACATCCGGTCGTGGTAGCCGTGCTCGCGCATCGCGCTGTCATTGATGCAGCGATGGGTGTTGAGGAAGTAGGGGCG
The sequence above is a segment of the Pseudomonas sp. HS6 genome. Coding sequences within it:
- a CDS encoding AraC family transcriptional regulator; translation: MTSFDRFQATPDADMAADMEKQRAELAAIIRRNTSEDGSYATAVGSLFMSRHTQSHDFAPVLAQPALCIMAQGRKEVRLADEFFNYDPLNYLVVSVSMPLSGRVVNVSPEDPILAVRLDIDPAEITALIADAGPMGVPTRPTGRGLYVEKIDSAMLDAVLRLARLLDTPKDIAMLAPLIRREILYRLLRSPQGHRLYEIAIANSQSHRISQAIKWLNGNFEQPLRIDDLAKEVNLSVSTLHHRFKAMTAMSPLQYQKQLRLQEARRLMLAEGLEASAAGYRVGYESPSQFSREYSRLFGAPPLRDLARLRLSV
- a CDS encoding putative quinol monooxygenase, producing MSKQIPVSHMAFVRARAGRSAELGMRLSALIEPSRAAVGCLSFSLQHSQCDPELWLVSGFWNNQQSMTAYFSSPSMEVFAELVQDLVVNSLDFHTFKDVSAAQVLGQSCAPIHKLAG
- a CDS encoding flavin reductase family protein; amino-acid sequence: MPDDIHFYEPANGHGLPHDPFNAIVGPRPIGWISSQDAEGKLNLAPYSFFNAFNYIPPIIGFSSVGRKDSLNNIEQTGEFVWNLATRPLAEQMNQSCAAVAPEVNEFELAGLTPVASKVIAVPRVAESPVSFECKVTQIIQLQRADGETVPSWLVLGEVVAVHIAKWLLKDGIYDTAAAEPILRGGGPADYFQLGPEALFKMWRPGAVK
- a CDS encoding MFS transporter, which produces MDNSNALPLGSAAVPVKERTTASRIKSIFSGSVGNMVEWYDWYVYAAFSLYFAKTFFPAGSTTAQLMNTAAIFAVGFLMRPIGGWLMGLYADKVGRKKALMASVYLMCFGSLLIALSPNYETIGIGAPILLVFARLLQGLSVGGEYGTSATYLSEMATKERRGFFSSFQYVTLISGQLIALGVLIVLQNMLTTEQLYAWGWRIPFAIGALCAVVALYLRRGMEETESFTKKEKSKESAMRTLLRHPKELLTVVGLTMGGTLAFYTYTTYMQKYLVNTVGMSISDSTTISAATLFLFMCLQPIIGGLSDKIGRRPILIAFGVLGTIFTVPILMTLHTIQTWWGAFFLIMAALIIVSGYTSINAVVKAELFPTEIRALGVGLPYALTVSIFGGTAEYIALWFKSIGMETGYYWYVTACIAVSLLVYITMKDTQKHSRIVTD
- a CDS encoding sigma-54 dependent transcriptional regulator encodes the protein MLNAVMVVDDESSIRSAVEQWLSLSGFEVQLFSRAEECLAALPAHFAGVIVSDVRMPGLSGLELLAEVQRRDADLPVILLTGHGDVPMAVEAMRDGAYDFLEKPFSPETLLGSLRRALDKRRLVLENRALHEQADNRAKLDATLLGVSRGLQTLRRQVLDLATLPVNVLIRGETGSGKELVARCLHDFGPRADKPFVALNCAAIPEQLFEAELFGHESGAFTGASGKRIGKLEYADGGTLFLDEIESMPLAQQVKLLRVLQEQKLERLGSNQSIRVDLRIVAATKPDLLDEARAGRFREDLAYRLNVAELRLPPLRDRREDIPLLFESFAQSAAQRLGRTFPPLSGAQLSHLLSHDWPGNVRELANVAERQVLGLDEPVQGIDPGQSLAAQQEAFEAQCLRAALTRHKGDVKAVLEELQLPRRTFNEKMQRHGLSREMFLAD
- a CDS encoding ATP-binding protein — protein: MPATSRFLRMTLYAFLILAGAALAATFAIRHAERQALEEDAARANQQLALYANSLHTLIDRYRALPAVLALDPQLRAALAGPVNAEQQSALNLKLEKINGAAQSSTLELLDHTGLAVAASNWRLPSSYVGHNYGFRPYFSQTRTQGTGRFYAVGVTSGIPGYFLSSAVLGDNGEFLGAMVVKLEFPELEREWSQGSDTLLVSDARGIIFIANQPDWRYRLLHPLSPADYKEIKATRQYDKQLLVPLTHLSLRRFDDNSDLRRVEGPQGTADYLWESLPLTAEGWTLHLLRHPQLSFEDQRNAGLAAAGVWLALVFLLLFLNQRWRLAKMRQRSREELEQLVEERTRDLRTAQDGLVQSAKLAALGQMSAALAHEINQPLTAQRMQLATLRLLLDHGRVDDAYKALKPVDEMLTRMAALTGHLKTFARKSPSGLRERLDLATVVDQALQLLDARMRDEQVSLVLHLTRPAWVRGDAIRLEQVLINLLRNALDAMQGKPCKRLEIRLEADEQLWRLSVIDNGGGIAEEHLGQVFDPFFTTKPVGDGLGLGLAVSFAIVHESGGRLSADNGDNGAVFSLTLPIDLEAHI
- a CDS encoding RHS repeat-associated core domain-containing protein, producing the protein MSASVHWQTPALQVHDPRALGIRQVEYLRQVAGEDVQALITRQQHDVAGRPVAQRDPRLPTPNNVTVFALNGQALKTVNVDSGTHVTLPGQAGESRHSWDSNGNHRLTTYDDQLRPLSVAENDIPDVETFTYATATADPGHNLRGQLIEQSDPSGIVDFHSIGLMGNGMHETRTFHDAKAFVSRRGFSPLGTVLETIDAGGHKQQSTYDVAGQLSRVHLQLNGQSNWQTVLQEARYNAAGQIIEQHAGNDVTSRWHYRATDGRLRRQYTQKGSESTLQDFEYEHDRMGNITSILDHVYTPTFFRNQRVDGHREFSYDSLSRLIRATGYADSSPSDKPGRPLPTDPAARRNYIEHYDYDHGNNLVKTIHVRDGASHTFEMSIDSNSNRGARWKPGDPPPDFPRLFDPAGNLQVLQPGMPMHWNKRGELEKVTLVDRNGSSANDEEYYRYSQGTRLYKRHDTHTTKVSHFHEVRDLQDLEIRTKDNGEELHLINVGTGIGNVVCLHWVTGIPSGIANDQLRYTLGDHLGSVAVELDQQAQMISQEGYLPFGATAWMAARTLIEVDYRFIRYSGKEMDVTRLYYYGARYYADWLGRWISADPAGDVDGPNRYAFVRNNPLNYLDEDGQELIPAELRNSIKRYEEILEEVGQRLDKTIYQFNHLNRTQDIYISAAKRTVLTTVNVMASGVIASTVGGATTATTAPIIGPVAPFLAIATAALAADATGNAINKIGRNNAFGYPLLPTASDIDSDDILETVSPFSLNTEIGKAFRKYDPRTSSGRTELALVATIGVADLVTGVTTHLEKLVAFRRLFQEVNDARSGKLSSHELDRIESGLSLLAEFLNNEADLFDSAIDKIDRLGGVNKAIAAGTRYRINAIEKAVKAKMERLIDLRPRVRHGAERQPARIEGVNRRA